The Mesobacillus jeotgali genome window below encodes:
- the dat gene encoding D-amino-acid transaminase: MEYVIVDGEILDRTVAKVDIEDRGYQFGDGVYEVIRVYNGKMFTGKEHLNRLIESAEKIRMELPYSPEELESKMEELISKNELDTGIVYMQFTRGTSPRNHVFPGGDVAPTFVAYTRKVARPVESMEKGVRSILDEDIRWLRCDIKSLNLLGNLLSKQKAAEAGCFEAILHRGESVTEGSHSNISIVKDGVIITHQADNLILNGITRQKVLEICRNENISVDERAFTLDELSAADEVFSSGTTVEVMPIVEVDGKPVGTGNPGPVTRNLQDLFKAEIERQCGKL; encoded by the coding sequence ATGGAATATGTAATTGTGGACGGAGAGATTCTTGACAGGACGGTCGCCAAGGTCGACATCGAGGATAGAGGCTATCAGTTTGGCGATGGTGTATATGAAGTGATCCGGGTGTATAACGGTAAGATGTTCACTGGAAAAGAGCATTTGAACAGGCTTATCGAAAGCGCCGAAAAAATCAGGATGGAGCTTCCCTATAGCCCTGAAGAGCTTGAGTCCAAAATGGAAGAGCTCATTTCGAAAAATGAACTGGACACGGGTATCGTGTATATGCAGTTTACAAGGGGAACTTCACCGCGTAACCATGTTTTCCCGGGAGGAGATGTGGCTCCAACTTTTGTCGCGTACACGCGCAAGGTAGCACGCCCTGTGGAATCCATGGAAAAAGGGGTCAGGTCCATCCTTGATGAAGACATCCGCTGGCTTCGCTGTGACATTAAAAGCTTGAATTTGCTGGGGAATTTGCTTTCGAAACAAAAGGCAGCAGAGGCCGGCTGCTTCGAGGCAATCCTTCACCGGGGAGAAAGCGTCACCGAGGGAAGCCACTCCAACATTTCAATTGTTAAAGACGGGGTGATCATCACGCATCAGGCAGACAATTTAATCCTTAATGGAATCACAAGACAAAAGGTGCTTGAGATTTGCCGTAATGAGAACATTTCAGTTGATGAGCGAGCCTTTACGCTTGATGAATTGTCAGCTGCCGATGAAGTCTTCTCTTCTGGGACGACCGTTGAAGTCATGCCAATTGTGGAAGTCGATGGAAAACCTGTCGGAACAGGAAATCCAGGACCGGTCACAAGGAACCTGCAAGACCTTTTTAAAGCAGAAATTGAACGCCAGTGCGGCAAACTATGA
- the pepV gene encoding dipeptidase PepV, which yields MTSINWMKEVEKRESDLIKDAQDLLKIKSVLDEENSTDEAPLGEGVREALDFMLQLGEKDGFTAKNVGNLAGHLEFGQGDEIVGVLCHVDVVPEGDGWTSDPYGAEIRDGKIFARGAIDDKGPTMAAYYAMKIVKELGLPLNKRVRMIIGTDEESDWRCVDHYFEHEEMPAMGFAPDADFPIIYAEKGIADYDIVSKAAGNEKEDFDTEVIEFSSGRRYNMVPDFAKVELVVQQGQTDIVQRFEEFKRNNELEGKAVVESGKLILELEGVSAHGMEPDNGKNAGLYMASFLSEMNLDGSSEKFFQFVAKFLGKDSRGRALGVAYTDDITGDLTINVGKLSYSKEKGGRAGLNMRYPVTTDLEKTKGILNEVLEAEGLTIENFSNSNPHHVDENDFLVQTLKKVYEEQVGEKAELISIGGGTYARSLKSGVAFGPLFPGRPDIAHQKDEYMIIEDLLRATAIYAQAIYELAK from the coding sequence ATGACTTCAATCAATTGGATGAAGGAAGTAGAAAAAAGAGAATCTGACTTAATTAAGGATGCTCAGGACCTGCTGAAAATCAAGAGTGTGCTGGATGAGGAAAATTCTACAGATGAGGCACCGCTTGGCGAGGGTGTGAGAGAAGCATTGGATTTCATGCTGCAGCTTGGTGAAAAGGATGGTTTTACGGCTAAGAATGTCGGTAATCTGGCCGGTCACCTTGAATTCGGTCAAGGAGACGAAATTGTCGGTGTCCTCTGCCATGTCGATGTCGTTCCAGAAGGGGACGGCTGGACAAGTGATCCTTATGGGGCAGAAATTCGCGACGGGAAAATTTTCGCCCGCGGTGCCATCGACGATAAAGGGCCAACCATGGCGGCATATTATGCGATGAAGATTGTCAAAGAATTAGGCCTGCCGCTTAATAAGCGTGTCCGAATGATCATTGGTACTGACGAGGAAAGCGACTGGCGCTGTGTAGACCATTATTTTGAACATGAGGAAATGCCGGCAATGGGCTTTGCTCCAGACGCTGACTTTCCGATCATTTACGCTGAAAAAGGGATTGCGGATTATGACATAGTTTCAAAAGCTGCCGGTAATGAAAAAGAAGATTTTGATACGGAAGTAATCGAATTTTCTTCAGGACGCCGCTATAATATGGTACCTGATTTTGCGAAGGTGGAATTGGTTGTTCAGCAAGGGCAAACGGATATCGTCCAGCGCTTTGAGGAATTCAAAAGGAACAACGAATTAGAGGGCAAAGCGGTAGTTGAAAGCGGCAAGCTGATCCTTGAGCTTGAAGGTGTATCAGCACACGGCATGGAGCCTGACAATGGCAAAAATGCAGGCCTTTATATGGCAAGCTTCCTCTCCGAGATGAATCTGGATGGAAGCAGTGAAAAGTTCTTTCAATTCGTTGCCAAGTTCCTGGGCAAGGATTCACGCGGCAGGGCGCTCGGAGTTGCATATACCGATGATATTACCGGGGACCTGACAATCAATGTCGGCAAACTTTCCTACTCTAAGGAAAAAGGCGGGCGCGCCGGCTTGAACATGCGCTATCCGGTAACGACTGACCTCGAGAAGACAAAGGGAATTTTAAATGAGGTGTTAGAGGCTGAAGGCTTAACCATAGAGAACTTCTCGAACTCCAATCCGCATCATGTCGATGAAAATGACTTCCTCGTCCAGACTTTGAAAAAGGTTTATGAAGAACAGGTTGGCGAAAAAGCTGAGTTAATTTCTATCGGCGGAGGAACATATGCAAGGTCTCTGAAATCAGGTGTGGCATTTGGCCCGCTTTTCCCAGGAAGACCTGACATTGCTCACCAGAAGGATGAATATATGATTATTGAAGACCTTCTAAGAGCAACAGCGATTTATGCACAGGCAATTTATGAATTGGCTAAATAA
- a CDS encoding DeoR family transcriptional regulator yields the protein MKPSTNRMINRIKSIYMYICQNGTVTTQDLVEEFGITPRTIQRDLNVLAYNDLVKSPSRGKWTTTQKKVKMSS from the coding sequence TTGAAACCTTCGACTAACCGGATGATAAACCGCATCAAATCCATCTACATGTATATATGTCAGAATGGTACTGTCACAACTCAAGATCTTGTAGAGGAATTCGGAATTACTCCTCGAACCATCCAGAGGGATTTGAATGTCCTGGCTTATAACGACTTAGTGAAAAGTCCGAGCCGAGGTAAATGGACAACGACCCAGAAAAAGGTAAAGATGTCTTCATAA
- a CDS encoding pseudouridine synthase produces the protein MRIDKVLSNLGYGSRKDVKKLLKDGAVKVNNAIVKDAKHHVDPENDSITLNGEEIHYREFIYLMMNKPPGVISATEDNRDETVIDLLEIEDQVFEPFPVGRLDKDTEGLLLITNDGQLSHRLLSPKKHVPKTYFAVIEGEVTDEDIEAFKKGVTLDDGYETKPGELVILKSGLTSDIELTITEGKFHQVKRMFEAVGKRVIYLKRLSMGPLKLDDTLELGEYRELTDEEMEMLQAYEV, from the coding sequence ATGCGAATCGATAAAGTGCTTTCCAACCTGGGATACGGAAGCAGGAAAGACGTGAAGAAACTTTTAAAAGACGGTGCTGTAAAAGTGAACAATGCAATAGTCAAGGATGCAAAGCACCATGTGGATCCTGAAAACGATTCGATTACATTGAACGGGGAAGAGATCCATTATAGGGAATTCATTTATTTAATGATGAACAAGCCGCCTGGTGTCATCTCAGCGACGGAAGACAATCGTGATGAGACGGTGATTGATTTGCTGGAGATCGAAGACCAGGTGTTCGAGCCGTTCCCGGTAGGGAGGCTTGATAAAGACACTGAGGGCCTGCTGTTGATCACGAATGATGGCCAGCTGTCTCACAGGCTTTTATCGCCCAAAAAACATGTCCCTAAAACCTATTTTGCGGTAATAGAGGGAGAAGTGACGGATGAGGATATTGAGGCATTCAAAAAAGGTGTCACCCTCGATGATGGGTATGAAACAAAACCGGGTGAACTTGTTATTTTAAAATCAGGCTTGACTTCTGATATTGAGCTGACGATAACCGAAGGAAAATTCCACCAGGTGAAGAGGATGTTCGAAGCTGTCGGAAAAAGAGTCATTTATCTGAAGCGATTGTCGATGGGACCGCTCAAGCTCGATGACACCCTGGAGCTTGGGGAATACAGGGAGCTGACAGATGAAGAAATGGAAATGCTGCAGGCCTATGAAGTATAA
- a CDS encoding polysaccharide biosynthesis protein translates to MSSKLLRGTFILTLGTILSKVLGLFYVIPFYAIIDKYGTVLYSYSYIPYTIFISVATAGVPLAVSKFIAKYNALGEYAVGRRLFKSGVAVMLGTGILSFLVMYLTAPILADITISSNDSNVKISPEDVTTVIRAVSFALIVVPFMSLIRGFFQGHQSMGPSAVSQVVEQVVRIVFLLAGAYIVLAIMNGSMVTAVSVATFAAFIGAIGSLGVLGWYWIKRKPYLDELLKEDKGTMDISLKEIYKEILIYAAPFVFVGIANPLFQFIDMITFEKAMVSTGLDPNDAQAAFGVLNFQTHKLVIIPVSLATAFSLTLVPSITKAFTDNDRKGMRKQLDQTFQVLMYLTVPAAIGLSLLAQPMFTVFYENDPLGTEILRTYAPVAILFALYSVTAAILQGINEQRFTILSLLTGLLVKLTFNIPMIKLFETQGAVFSTALGYVAAILINMYVIKKFARYPMGFVTRRSVLILIFSGLMAGVTMAFYEVLVEFLSPADKFQSIVIIGISALVGAAVYFYLGLRTKLLDRLFGDRVTKIKRKLRLPV, encoded by the coding sequence ATGTCATCAAAGCTTTTAAGAGGGACGTTCATACTGACGCTTGGCACGATTTTATCCAAGGTGCTGGGGTTGTTTTATGTTATTCCTTTTTATGCGATTATCGATAAATACGGGACGGTACTATATTCTTATTCATATATTCCTTATACAATTTTTATTAGCGTGGCAACAGCTGGAGTGCCGCTCGCGGTTTCAAAATTCATTGCCAAGTATAATGCTCTCGGTGAATATGCGGTCGGGAGAAGGTTGTTCAAGTCAGGTGTAGCTGTCATGTTGGGAACGGGAATATTGTCGTTCCTGGTTATGTACTTAACAGCACCGATTCTAGCGGATATTACAATCAGTTCTAATGACAGCAATGTTAAAATCAGTCCAGAGGATGTCACTACCGTAATCAGGGCTGTTAGCTTTGCGTTGATCGTAGTGCCATTCATGAGTTTGATAAGAGGATTTTTCCAAGGACATCAATCAATGGGGCCATCTGCTGTCTCACAGGTAGTTGAACAGGTTGTCAGGATTGTCTTTTTGCTGGCAGGAGCTTATATTGTTTTAGCCATCATGAATGGAAGTATGGTTACAGCTGTCAGTGTCGCAACCTTTGCTGCGTTTATTGGGGCAATTGGCAGTCTTGGTGTACTTGGATGGTACTGGATTAAACGCAAACCGTATCTCGATGAATTGTTAAAAGAAGACAAGGGAACAATGGACATTTCCTTAAAAGAGATCTATAAGGAAATATTGATTTACGCTGCTCCATTTGTTTTTGTCGGCATTGCTAATCCATTGTTCCAGTTCATTGATATGATAACTTTTGAAAAGGCCATGGTTTCTACAGGATTGGATCCGAATGATGCCCAGGCAGCCTTTGGTGTATTGAATTTCCAAACACATAAACTCGTCATTATTCCAGTATCGCTGGCTACCGCATTTTCTTTGACATTGGTTCCAAGCATAACAAAGGCATTTACTGATAATGACCGCAAAGGGATGAGAAAACAGCTGGACCAAACCTTCCAGGTTCTCATGTATCTGACTGTCCCTGCAGCTATCGGTTTGTCCTTACTTGCACAGCCTATGTTCACCGTTTTCTATGAAAATGATCCTTTAGGAACTGAAATTCTGAGAACCTATGCGCCAGTAGCAATCTTATTTGCACTTTATTCCGTTACAGCGGCCATCCTGCAAGGAATAAACGAACAGCGTTTTACGATTTTGAGTTTATTGACGGGATTATTGGTGAAGCTAACTTTTAATATTCCTATGATTAAGCTGTTCGAAACGCAAGGTGCTGTTTTTTCAACTGCGCTGGGTTATGTGGCGGCAATTCTCATCAATATGTACGTCATCAAAAAATTTGCAAGGTATCCAATGGGCTTTGTGACCAGAAGAAGCGTATTAATTTTAATTTTCTCCGGTTTGATGGCTGGAGTAACCATGGCATTCTATGAAGTGCTTGTCGAATTCCTGTCACCGGCTGACAAGTTCCAGTCAATCGTGATTATTGGAATTTCTGCCCTGGTAGGTGCTGCTGTGTACTTTTACCTGGGACTCCGGACAAAGCTGCTGGACAGGCTTTTCGGGGACCGAGTGACCAAGATCAAGCGCAAATTAAGGCTGCCTGTATAA
- a CDS encoding NAD(P)/FAD-dependent oxidoreductase, whose amino-acid sequence MKYDVIVLGGGPSGLMAAIAAGEQGAKVLLIDKGDKLGRKLAISGGGRCNVTNRLPVDEIIKHIPGNGRFLYSALSIFSNEDIISFFEDLGIKLKEEDHGRMFPVSDKAQSVVDALLSKLKEFKVEIKTNTPVAHVHYQDGKAESVELKNGERFYAESVIIAVGGKSVPHTGSTGDGYAWAEKAGHTITTLFPTEVPLTSSEPFIKEKVLQGLSLRGVALSVLNPKGKALITHKMDMIFTHFGVSGPAVLRCSQFVVKAMQKWNLKEVVMSLDALPDMKEEELFQEINKLIKAEPKKTVKNLLKGLLPERYLMFLLERNEIDPAMQGGQLGHEKLRSFAKSAKQFEFKVNGTLPLDKAFVTGGGVSVKEVEPQTMASKKAAGLYFCGEILDIHGYTGGYNITSALVTGRLAGTNAAEFALQK is encoded by the coding sequence ATGAAATATGATGTAATCGTCCTTGGCGGCGGACCGTCTGGCTTGATGGCCGCGATTGCTGCTGGCGAGCAGGGTGCAAAGGTGCTGCTGATCGACAAAGGAGACAAGCTTGGCCGAAAGCTGGCAATCTCCGGCGGGGGCCGCTGCAATGTGACCAATCGACTGCCTGTGGATGAAATCATTAAACATATACCCGGAAATGGACGTTTCCTATACAGTGCGCTGTCGATTTTTAGCAATGAAGATATCATTTCTTTTTTCGAAGATCTTGGCATCAAGCTGAAGGAAGAAGATCACGGCCGGATGTTCCCGGTGAGTGACAAAGCTCAATCTGTTGTTGACGCCCTTTTATCAAAGCTAAAAGAATTTAAGGTAGAAATCAAGACGAACACTCCTGTTGCACATGTACATTACCAGGATGGCAAGGCTGAGTCGGTTGAACTGAAAAATGGTGAAAGGTTCTATGCTGAAAGCGTCATTATCGCTGTCGGCGGAAAATCTGTGCCCCATACTGGGTCCACTGGTGATGGGTATGCCTGGGCGGAAAAAGCAGGCCACACAATCACTACCCTGTTCCCAACTGAAGTTCCATTGACTTCTTCTGAACCCTTTATAAAAGAAAAGGTTTTGCAGGGGCTATCGCTGAGGGGAGTGGCACTCAGCGTCCTGAACCCAAAAGGGAAAGCGCTGATTACGCATAAGATGGATATGATTTTTACACACTTTGGTGTCAGCGGCCCTGCAGTTCTCCGCTGCAGCCAGTTCGTCGTAAAAGCGATGCAGAAATGGAACCTGAAAGAGGTAGTCATGTCCCTGGATGCACTCCCTGACATGAAAGAGGAAGAATTGTTCCAGGAAATCAATAAACTGATCAAAGCCGAGCCAAAAAAAACGGTGAAAAATTTGCTTAAAGGACTGCTGCCGGAACGTTACCTGATGTTCCTGCTGGAGCGTAATGAGATTGATCCCGCGATGCAGGGCGGACAGCTGGGCCATGAAAAACTAAGGAGCTTCGCCAAGTCAGCAAAGCAGTTCGAATTCAAAGTCAACGGCACCCTGCCGCTTGATAAAGCCTTCGTCACCGGAGGCGGCGTGTCCGTAAAAGAAGTCGAACCGCAAACAATGGCTTCAAAAAAAGCAGCTGGCCTTTATTTCTGCGGTGAAATTCTCGACATCCACGGCTATACAGGAGGCTACAATATTACCTCCGCCCTTGTCACCGGCCGTCTCGCCGGGACCAATGCAGCAGAATTCGCGCTGCAAAAATAG
- a CDS encoding sporulation protein Cse60 gives MIQVRVFDHEHEKDLEQDMNRFLEKLDEKKLLDIKYNVAVLPEEEDEEQIYCFSAMVVYRA, from the coding sequence TTGATCCAGGTCAGAGTATTTGATCACGAACATGAAAAAGATCTAGAACAGGATATGAACCGCTTTCTGGAAAAGCTCGATGAAAAAAAGCTTTTAGACATTAAATACAATGTCGCGGTCCTGCCAGAAGAAGAGGACGAAGAACAGATCTACTGTTTTTCAGCCATGGTTGTGTACAGAGCCTGA
- a CDS encoding rhodanese-like domain-containing protein: protein MNKIETITPEELQKKLEAGEKLEMVDVREHDEVESGMIPGAKHVPMGEIPERMNEFDKDKEYIFICRSSARSGNVCHYMNEQGYKVRNMVGGMMSWGGETKRP from the coding sequence ATGAATAAAATTGAAACAATCACACCAGAAGAACTTCAAAAGAAGCTAGAAGCGGGAGAAAAGCTAGAAATGGTTGATGTACGTGAACATGATGAAGTGGAATCCGGCATGATCCCTGGAGCTAAGCACGTGCCAATGGGCGAAATCCCTGAAAGAATGAACGAATTCGACAAAGATAAGGAATACATCTTCATCTGCCGCTCAAGCGCACGCAGCGGGAACGTCTGCCACTATATGAACGAACAAGGCTACAAAGTCCGCAACATGGTTGGCGGCATGATGAGCTGGGGCGGAGAAACAAAGCGTCCATAA
- the leuS gene encoding leucine--tRNA ligase has translation MSFNHQDIEKKWQAYWEENKTFKTTEDKGKEKFYALDMFPYPSGAGLHVGHPEGYTATDILSRMKRMQGFNVLHPMGWDAFGLPAEQYALDTGNDPAEFTEQNINTFRRQIKALGFSYDWDREVNTTDPEYYKWTQWIFLKLYEKGLAYIDEVAVNWCPALGTVLANEEVIDGKSERGGHPVERRPMRQWMLKITAYADRLLEDLDLLDWPESLKDMQRNWIGRSEGAEITFNIKGHEGTFTVFTTRPDTLFGATYAVLAPEHQLVDSITTAEQKAAVEKYIDEIKSKSDLERTDLAKDKTGVFTGAYAINPANGEKMPIWIADYVLASYGTGAIMAVPGHDERDYEFAKKFDLEIKEVVAGGDIEKEAYTGDGEHVNSEFLNGMNKEEGISKMIAWLEEKGIGTKKVTYRLRDWLFSRQRYWGEPIPIIHWEDGTMSAVPEDQLPLVLPKTTEIKPSGTGESPLANIDDWVNVVDPETGKKGRRETNTMPQWAGSCWYYLRYIDPKNDQALADEEKLKQWLPVDIYIGGAEHAVLHLLYARFWHKVLYDVGVVHTKEPFQKLFNQGMILGENNEKMSKSKGNVVNPDEIVASHGADTLRLYEMFMGPLEASIAWSTNGLDGSRRFLDRIWRLLVNENGSLSEKIKDAESANLEKVYHQTVKKVTEDYEGLRFNTAISQMMVFINEAYKAEELPKAYVEGFVKMLAPITPHIAEELWAKLGHSESITYAAWPAYDEAKLVDDEVEIVVQVNGKIKAKMMVPVDANRETLEQIAMGDDAVKEQIDGKTVRKVIAVPGKLVNIVAN, from the coding sequence ATGAGTTTTAACCATCAGGATATCGAGAAAAAATGGCAAGCTTATTGGGAAGAAAACAAAACATTTAAAACGACTGAAGATAAAGGAAAAGAGAAGTTCTATGCGCTGGATATGTTCCCGTATCCATCAGGTGCCGGCCTTCACGTTGGCCACCCGGAAGGATACACGGCGACTGATATCCTATCCCGCATGAAAAGGATGCAGGGTTTCAACGTTCTTCATCCGATGGGCTGGGATGCGTTCGGTCTTCCTGCAGAACAGTACGCTCTTGATACAGGGAATGATCCGGCAGAATTCACGGAGCAGAACATCAACACATTCCGCCGCCAGATCAAGGCATTAGGTTTTTCATATGACTGGGATCGCGAAGTCAACACGACAGACCCGGAATACTACAAGTGGACGCAATGGATTTTCCTTAAGCTTTATGAAAAAGGCTTGGCGTACATTGATGAAGTAGCGGTTAACTGGTGCCCGGCGCTTGGAACTGTTTTGGCGAATGAAGAAGTAATCGATGGAAAAAGTGAGCGCGGAGGCCACCCGGTCGAGCGCCGTCCAATGAGGCAGTGGATGTTGAAGATCACTGCTTATGCAGATCGCCTGCTTGAGGATCTGGATTTGCTTGATTGGCCGGAAAGCTTGAAGGATATGCAGCGCAACTGGATCGGCCGATCTGAAGGTGCTGAAATCACGTTCAACATCAAAGGACATGAGGGAACATTCACTGTTTTCACAACTCGTCCCGATACACTTTTCGGTGCAACCTATGCGGTGCTTGCGCCAGAACATCAGCTTGTTGATTCAATCACGACAGCTGAACAAAAGGCTGCAGTCGAAAAATATATCGATGAAATCAAGAGCAAGAGCGACCTAGAGCGTACGGACCTTGCGAAGGACAAAACAGGCGTCTTCACTGGCGCTTACGCAATCAACCCGGCGAACGGCGAAAAAATGCCAATCTGGATCGCTGACTATGTCCTGGCTTCATATGGTACAGGAGCAATCATGGCAGTACCTGGTCACGACGAGCGTGACTACGAATTTGCCAAGAAATTCGATTTGGAGATCAAGGAAGTCGTTGCTGGCGGAGACATTGAAAAAGAAGCTTACACTGGCGATGGCGAACATGTTAACTCTGAATTCCTAAATGGCATGAACAAGGAAGAGGGCATCAGCAAGATGATCGCCTGGCTTGAGGAAAAAGGCATCGGTACGAAGAAGGTCACTTACCGCCTTCGCGACTGGCTGTTCAGCCGCCAGCGCTACTGGGGTGAGCCGATTCCAATCATTCACTGGGAAGATGGCACAATGTCTGCAGTACCTGAGGATCAGCTGCCGCTTGTCCTTCCGAAAACAACGGAAATCAAGCCATCAGGCACAGGGGAATCTCCGCTTGCCAACATCGATGACTGGGTGAATGTCGTTGACCCTGAAACTGGCAAAAAAGGCCGACGTGAAACGAATACAATGCCGCAATGGGCTGGCAGCTGCTGGTACTACCTTCGCTATATCGATCCGAAGAACGACCAGGCACTTGCTGATGAAGAAAAATTAAAGCAATGGCTTCCTGTCGACATCTATATTGGTGGAGCGGAGCACGCGGTACTTCACTTGCTTTACGCTCGTTTCTGGCACAAGGTCCTTTATGATGTAGGCGTCGTCCACACGAAAGAGCCATTCCAGAAGCTTTTCAACCAGGGAATGATTCTTGGTGAAAATAATGAAAAAATGAGTAAGTCAAAAGGAAATGTTGTCAATCCTGATGAAATCGTCGCAAGCCACGGCGCGGATACACTACGTCTTTATGAAATGTTCATGGGACCGCTTGAAGCTTCAATCGCATGGTCTACAAATGGACTTGACGGATCACGTCGCTTCCTTGACCGCATCTGGCGTTTGTTAGTAAACGAAAACGGCAGCCTAAGCGAGAAAATCAAAGATGCTGAGAGTGCAAACCTTGAGAAGGTATATCATCAGACGGTGAAAAAGGTGACCGAAGATTATGAAGGTCTTCGCTTCAACACAGCGATTTCTCAGATGATGGTCTTCATCAACGAAGCATATAAAGCGGAAGAGCTTCCTAAAGCATACGTTGAAGGCTTTGTGAAAATGCTGGCGCCAATCACGCCTCATATCGCTGAAGAACTTTGGGCAAAACTTGGTCACAGCGAATCTATCACTTATGCTGCATGGCCTGCGTATGATGAAGCAAAGCTAGTTGATGACGAAGTAGAAATCGTTGTCCAGGTGAACGGTAAAATCAAGGCGAAGATGATGGTACCGGTAGACGCAAACAGAGAAACATTGGAGCAGATCGCGATGGGCGATGATGCCGTCAAAGAACAAATCGACGGCAAAACAGTCCGTAAAGTGATTGCGGTACCTGGAAAGCTCGTTAATATTGTAGCTAATTAA
- a CDS encoding (Fe-S)-binding protein, whose translation MTTIQEQQRIQTEFQEKMNQDELLNCMRCGFCLPTCPTYIESGYQESHSPRGRIALMKAVVDGVIEPDEDFERSLDLCLGCRACEPVCPSGVNYGHLLEDARDIVNQNKRFSMPVKVVRNAVFKGLFPHQERMRGLTGLIGFYQRSGLQKVARGTGVMKLFPESLATMEKVLPKVPTMKEMKNRPEHLEPIGAKTHKVAFFSGCLMDTMFMDTNNATMKLLQLAGCEIVIPKEQACCGALHGHSGEKEDAKALARRNIKAFEDTGVDYIITNAGGCGAFLVDYDHLLKDDSEWKERAQGFADKIKDISQILVEVGFHEKVPLELPHQIITYQDSCHLRNVMKTASAPRTLLQSIKGIQYQEMENADRCCGSAGIYNIVESEMSMQLLDSKMVQAKATHATTIVTANPGCLLQMKLGIEREGLSGKMRGVHIVDLLLEAAQTK comes from the coding sequence ATGACAACGATTCAAGAACAGCAGAGAATCCAGACAGAATTCCAGGAAAAGATGAACCAGGACGAACTATTGAACTGCATGCGCTGTGGGTTCTGCCTGCCTACGTGTCCGACCTATATCGAATCTGGCTATCAGGAATCACATTCACCACGCGGGCGAATCGCGCTGATGAAGGCGGTCGTCGATGGGGTTATTGAACCTGATGAAGATTTCGAACGATCACTTGACCTTTGCCTTGGCTGCCGTGCATGTGAACCGGTCTGTCCATCAGGAGTGAACTATGGACATCTTCTCGAAGATGCCCGTGATATTGTCAATCAGAACAAGAGATTTTCAATGCCTGTAAAAGTGGTCAGGAATGCAGTCTTCAAAGGGCTTTTCCCACATCAGGAGCGTATGAGGGGACTGACTGGACTCATTGGCTTCTATCAACGGTCCGGCTTGCAAAAAGTGGCGCGCGGAACAGGTGTGATGAAGCTGTTTCCTGAGTCACTCGCTACAATGGAAAAGGTTCTCCCCAAGGTGCCGACAATGAAGGAAATGAAAAATCGTCCCGAGCATCTTGAACCAATCGGGGCGAAGACACATAAGGTCGCATTCTTCAGCGGCTGCCTGATGGATACAATGTTTATGGATACAAACAATGCGACAATGAAGCTTTTACAGCTTGCAGGCTGTGAAATTGTGATTCCAAAGGAGCAGGCATGCTGCGGAGCTCTTCATGGGCATAGTGGTGAAAAGGAAGATGCGAAAGCACTTGCTCGCCGCAACATTAAAGCCTTCGAGGATACCGGGGTCGATTACATCATCACCAATGCAGGAGGATGCGGTGCCTTCCTGGTTGACTATGACCACTTGCTTAAGGACGATTCGGAATGGAAGGAAAGAGCCCAGGGATTTGCCGATAAAATCAAAGATATCTCACAAATTTTGGTCGAAGTAGGCTTTCATGAAAAAGTACCTCTGGAACTGCCGCATCAAATCATTACGTACCAGGATTCATGCCATCTTCGCAATGTCATGAAAACCGCTTCAGCACCGAGGACATTGCTGCAGTCCATCAAGGGAATTCAATACCAAGAGATGGAGAATGCCGACCGCTGTTGTGGTTCAGCAGGAATCTATAATATCGTCGAGAGTGAAATGTCGATGCAGCTCCTTGATTCCAAAATGGTACAGGCAAAGGCAACCCATGCAACTACGATCGTTACCGCTAATCCAGGCTGTCTTCTTCAAATGAAGCTCGGGATTGAGCGTGAAGGACTCTCTGGAAAAATGAGAGGCGTGCATATTGTTGACCTGCTTTTGGAAGCAGCACAAACTAAGTAA